The sequence below is a genomic window from Nostoc flagelliforme CCNUN1.
CCCTCTATGATTGCCTATTATCATTGTGACTTAATTCCAATAAGAGAAATGGTGCTATGCAAAAAATTTACCAGGCATAAGAGGTTGTTTGAAAAGGGTCAGCTTCAGCCTCAAGTGCGACTCAGGGGCGCGATCTCTAATCCCAAAACTCCGATTCTCTCGTAGCAGTTTCTCGGTAGCCAGGGTAGTGAAACAGACGCTGGAGGACTTTTCAAACATCCTCTAAGCATGAGAGCAGGGAAAATATATTACAGGTTACATTTGAAACATTTATACTTGGCACTACTAACCCGATAACTGCGTCAACTATCTTGCAGCTAAATTACTGTATCAATTTTCCTGGTGCAGCAATTTAATGTTGATATGGAATGAAATATAACCAATTAACCTCATTTAGTAAGCAGAAGTAATGGCAACTCAGTTCTGGGAAAAAAGCATAAAAATTAATGCTACTCTAACTAACTTACTATTTAAGCCCGTGCGTAGAGGCTTACTCTTATGTCGCAGCAAGCTACGCAAAGCGTCTGGTGTTGCGCCTAGTCGCCTCATTCATCAAGGTTGGTGGCTTTTAAGGAAACGTCTGCTGCCATTATTATGTCTGATATCATTCGTTGCGGTATTGTTACTCAACAGCTTTGCCCCTACTGTTGCCCAACTTCCTCCTCAACCTCGTCAAGAAATTCGGGGGGTGTGGTTGAGTGGTAACGATTTTAGCGTTTTCAGAAATCGCTCAAAAGTGCAAGCAGCTATGAGCCAACTACGGCAGTTAAACTTTAACACTGTTTATCCAGTAGTTTGGAACGATGGCTATACACATTACCCCAGTGCTGTGATGCAAAAAAAGGGTATTCCCTTCTTCTTTAAGGGAACAGATGGACAAGATGTGATTGCAGACATTATCAGCCAAGCCCGCAGAGAAGGGCTACTAGCAATTCCCTGGTTTGAATTTGGTTTCATGGTTCCCCTAAGTTCGGAACTCGCTTCTCAGCATCCAGATTGGCTGACACAAAAGCCCGATGGTACGCAAACTTCAATTAGTGCTGCGGGTGAAGTAGCTTGGTTGAATCCGTTTCACCCGGAAGTGCAAAAGTTTATCACCGAACTCGTGATGGAAGTCATTACTCAATACGATGCTGATGGCGTTCAATTTGACGACCATACGAGTTTACCTGTAGATTTTGGTTACGATAAATACACAATTAATCTATTTACTCAAGAAACTGGTAATCCTCCCCCGCCCAATCCCCAAGCCCAAGCATGGATAAAATGGCGGGCAGATAAAATCAGCACATTCATGGTAGACCTCTACCAAACTGTGAAAGCTAGAAAACCGAATGCCATCTTCTCAGTTTCTCCTAATTATTATGATTTCGCCTACAAGTTGCAACTGCAAGACTGGCTCAACTGGGTACGGTTGGGTATTGTTGATGAGTTAGTCATGCAAGTGTACCGTAATGATTTAGAAAGTTTTATTGCTCAAATTACCCGCCCAGAAATTTTAGAAACACAACAAGTCATCCCAACTGGTATTGGTATTATGGCGGGATTGCGAAATCGCCCAGTTTCCATGCCACAAATTCAATCCCAGGTAGAAGCAGCGCAACAACGCGGTTTAGGTAGCGGCTTTTTCTACTACGAAAGCCTTTGGGATATCGCACCTGAACCAGCAGCACAACGACAGTCAGCATTTGCGGCTCTTTTCCCAAACCCAGCGTTGCGCGATATCTCTCAAAATACACCCCGCAAGCCAACTTTTGATACTATATCCCTACCTTTATACACAAAACCTTCTCTAGGTCAACGGGTTCGCGGCTATTTTCTGGAAATGGCGATCGCAGGTGGTAAACCAAAGCGTATCTTATTAGATACAGGGTCAGCAGGGCTGAGAGTTCCCAAAGAGTTTTTAGGCAATGCCCCTATCCGCAGAACGGGACAAAATATCAAGGAGGTATTAAGTGATGGTACTATCCTGGAGGGAGAATTAGTTTATACTAACATCCGATTTGGTTTGCTTCCCGCCGCAGAACCCGTTCCGGTACAGATTGTTACTAGTCGCCAATGTACTGCCCAAAAGCCTAATTGTTCAGCAAAGAGTGGTGTGCCATTTTCCGGTATTATCGGTGTCAACTATTTTGAAAAGTCACTTCCTTATAATCCGTTGAGAAAATTATCAGGCAATCTGAGTAACGGATTTATCGTGATTGGAAATGGTGATAGTAACAAGAATGGCAGTTTAATCCTCGGTTTAACTGCTGATAATCAAGCAGGTTTCAAAATGGCTGCTTGGAGTAAACAACCTGAAATTAATGGTGTACACGGTAACAGATGGGACTCTCGACTGAGCAAAGTTTGTTTAACTCTTGCTGGAAGTTCTGCTAAAAATTCTTGTAATGGCACAATGATTACCGATACTGGAACTATTAATGGTTTGACTGAATTCAAGTCAGCTTCCACAGCAGGTAAACTCAAGCCTGGAGTATTACGTTCAACAAATGCTTTGAAAGTAGCAATTAATAGCATTTTTGATTACAGCTTGACACCAGGAACCCGCGACGGATTTAATCGCTGGAATTTGAGTATCTCACCGCAAGCAGAACTTCCTATATTTGTAAATACTGGCATCGCATTTTTTGATAAATACGATGTACTTTTTGACCAAGTTAATGGAAGACAGGGTTTTCGCAGTCGGCGGTAATATCATGTCCGCATAGATATAGCGGTTCTCAATTGCATAGAATACAGGCCATTTGTAGGGGCACAGCAATGCTGTGCCCTATTGTGTATTGCTTCCATTCGAGAACCGCTATAGTTCTGCTAACCACGATCATTACACCCCACCCCCAACCCCTCCCCGCAAGCAGGAGGGGAGACAAAGCACAGCTTTGGCGGGGTGGGGTTCTTCGGGTTTAATAAGTAATCAAGCGGACATGATTTTATGCACTGTACAAATGCATTGTGATGTGGATGAACTATGCATAGGAAGTTTTCAGGCTTTTTTTAATTATCCTGCGATGCCTACGGCGGTAAACTACGTAAATAGATCATGCTGTGCGCTTACGAAAGATGTGGTTTTAAACAAATGGCTGCATAAAAACCTTAAGAAAGTGCCATTTTACCCTACTATGCAGTTTTGGCATTTTCATCTGATGCTTGTTCTGTAACATTTTTCAAGCGGCTCGACCTGATTTTACGGATGCGATCGCTATTGCGAACACCACCCGCCATCTCATATTCGCGGCTGTCTTTGCCGTACTTGATTGCAACCACCATCAGCATCTTCTCAGAAAGCTGACTCAAGTTTTTTTCCATCTCTTCAATTTCAGTTTTAGAAGAGTCAACCACAGACAGAGCAGTATTATAAACATCAAGTTTGTTACGTAACTGCTCAATTGACTCAATCAGTTTTTCCAGATTATAATTTTCATCAAATTTGATGCTTGGAACAATCGATTTAAGTCCGGCGGATCTTAACTGAACTTTTTCTAAAATGCGGGATGTGCGTTTTTGACGAGACATAAAATTACTCCTTTAAGATGCTGTTATAGCTAGCTTGGCTTAATTGAACTGCGTTTCGGTTCAGCATAACTCACAGTTTTTGTTCATAAAATTTTCAGGTTATATCGGTAATTTTTCGGTATTTCTTTTCAGAATTTAATTAATAATGTAAAAAAGCAAAAGTGAGACCGCTCCCGTCACGGATACTGTTGGCGAATTGCGATCGCTACCCTCAAAGCATTGATATGTCGTAGCGCCTCACCCCATAAATTGTGGTTTACATGAATTCGCCAACAGAGTCCGTCACGAGCGAGACCGCTCCCGTCACGAGTGAGACCGCTCCCGTCACGAGTGAGACCGCTCCCGTCACGAGCGAGACCGCTCCCGTCACGAGCGAGACCGCTCCCGTCACGAGCGAGACCGCTCCCGTCACGACTGAGACCGCTCCCGTCACGACTGAGACCGCTCCCGTCACGAATGAAACCGCTCCCGTCACGAGTGAGACCGCTCCCGTCACGAATGAGACCGCTCCCGTCACGAATGAAACCGCTCCAGTTTGTTGGGGAGTGCGTAGATGCAAAGCGACTTAAGCGATCGCATAGTATTTTGTAGAAAAGACTGATGCGATCGCAGTTTATAGAAGAGCGATCGCAACCCCAGGTTAGACAAATCCAATTGCTGCGTTGCACCCCACAACCGTGAAATACAACCCAAAGACTTTGGGCTTGACAAAAATATAACTGTTAAAATCAGCATAATGGTGTCAAAATGCAAAATTATACACCCAATAGGAGAAAAATGCCAGCCATTGTTAAACTACAACTCTCCTTAGAAACTTTAGCAAAAGCAATATCTTCTCTTGATTTAATAGAAAAACGTCAACTTCAAGAGCTAATTGAGCAACAAATTTTTGAAGCCGAAGAAGCGTTGTACGAAGACGATGCAGAAACACTGGCAGAAATTGAAGAAGTTCGTGCTGAGTATAGCGATGGTGAGTCAATGACTCTAAATGAATATCTTGCTAACTGGTCAAATTAGAGATAATGTAAAAAATTTCGGAGAACAAGTTTTGACAACTATTACCGATATTGGCACACTGATTAATCATAATCCTGAAATACACGGCGGTTGTCCGATTATTGCTGGTACAGGGGTGACAGTAAGGCGCATAGCCATCTGGTACAAACAAGGTTATAGCGCCGAAGAGATTGCGGATCAAATTAGTCATTTGACCTTAGCACAGGTTTATGCGGCTTTAGCTTATTATCATGCTAACCGCGACCAAATTGACGCTGACATTGCAGCAGAAGAGGCAGAGGGAGACAGATTAGAAAAACTGCATAAAACTCAAAAACTTTCATGAGCCGAATTCGCTTGTATATGGATGAGGATTCTACCGCACGTTCTCTAGTTCTGGCTCTACAAAATCGTGGTGTAGATGTGACTACAAGTCTAAATTTGAATAGGCTGGGATATACAGATGAAGAACAGCTAACGTGGGCAACTAAACAAGGTTTTGTCTTATATAGTTCTAATATCAGAGATTTCTACCGTTTGCACACTGATTTTTTGACCAAAGAACAATCTCATGCAGGAATGATTTTGGTACAGCAGCAACGTTACTCAGTGGGTGAACTAATGCGCGGTATTTTGAGATTAATTGCAGCTAAGTCAGCAGAAGAAATGCAGAACCAGGTAGAATTTCTGAGTACTTGGATTGATGAATAGTATTCAATACGGTTCAGTTAGAGCTAAAAACTGGGAAGCGCTATACGCTCATCGACAGTCTAGACAATTTCTGTGATGATTTTATGACTAATTGCGATCGCTCACTCATTGACACCAGAGAGAGTTTGTAAATTCGATACCTGCTTGATGCTTGAGTAGCTGTAAAAGGCGATCGCACTTCGCTAAAAACTATAGATCCTGCATCCCCCTATCTCCGCGTCCCCGCGTCTCCCCAATCCCCGCGTCTTTTCACCGCCACCATCGCCCCACATCCACAATCGCACGAGCAATTTCTACCGTTGCTACTTCACCACCTAATGCAAAGATAACTGGAAACAATGCCTTGATATTTATCAGTAAGTTAGGGCGCGTGCGAAGAGATAGCTCATGAAGTGTATCTTGCCAGAGAGGGAAAAGTTTAGCAGATGGAATTTGTGACAAACCGGAAGCTAAGGCACTCAAGACTTTGGCACGATTCGACTCATCCTGAATCGCCTTGGCAGCAGCAAGGGCTTCTGGCAATAACTCTGGTGGCAGTTTCTCAGCTAAGGCACTCAAGGCTTCGGCACGATAATCCTCATCCTGAATCGCCTTGGCAGCAGCAAGGGCTTCTGGCAATAACTCTGGTGGCAGTTTCTCAGCTAAGGCACTCAAGGCTTTGGCACGATTCCACTCAGACTGAATCGCCTTGGCAGCAGCAAGGGCTTCTGGCAATAACTCTGGTGGCAGTTTCTCAGCTAAGGCACTCAAGGCTTCGGCACGATTCCACTCAGACTGAATCGCCTTGGCAGCAGCAAGGGCTTCTGGCAAAACTTCTGGCAGTTTCTCAGCTAAGGCACTCAAGACTTTGGCACGATTCGACTCATCCTGAATCGCCTTGGCAGCAGCAAGGGCTTCTGGCAAAACTTCTGGCAGTTTCTCAGCTAAGGCACTCAAGACTTTGGCACGATTCGACTCATCCTGAATCGCCTTGGCAGCAGCAAGGGCTTCTGGCAATAACTCTGGTGGCAGTTTCTCAGCTAAGGCACTCAAGGCTTTGGCACGATTCCACTCAGACTGAATCGCCTTGGCAGCAGCAAGGGCTTCTGGCAATAACTCTGGTGGCAGTTTCTCAGCTAAGGCACTCAAGGCTTTGGCACGATTCGACTCATCCTGAATCGCCTTGGCAGCAGCAAGGGCTTCTGGCAATAACTCTGGTGGCAGTTTCTCAGCTAAGGCACTCAAGGCTTCGGCACGATTCGACTCATCCTGAATCGCCTTGGCAGCAGCAAGGGCTTCTGGCAAAACTTCTGGCAGTTTGTCAGCTAAGGCACTCAAGGCTTCGGCACGATTCCACTCATCCTGAATCGCCTTGGCAGCAGCAAGGGCTTCTGGCAAAACTTCTGGCAGTTTGTC
It includes:
- a CDS encoding glycoside hydrolase family 10 protein, with amino-acid sequence MATQFWEKSIKINATLTNLLFKPVRRGLLLCRSKLRKASGVAPSRLIHQGWWLLRKRLLPLLCLISFVAVLLLNSFAPTVAQLPPQPRQEIRGVWLSGNDFSVFRNRSKVQAAMSQLRQLNFNTVYPVVWNDGYTHYPSAVMQKKGIPFFFKGTDGQDVIADIISQARREGLLAIPWFEFGFMVPLSSELASQHPDWLTQKPDGTQTSISAAGEVAWLNPFHPEVQKFITELVMEVITQYDADGVQFDDHTSLPVDFGYDKYTINLFTQETGNPPPPNPQAQAWIKWRADKISTFMVDLYQTVKARKPNAIFSVSPNYYDFAYKLQLQDWLNWVRLGIVDELVMQVYRNDLESFIAQITRPEILETQQVIPTGIGIMAGLRNRPVSMPQIQSQVEAAQQRGLGSGFFYYESLWDIAPEPAAQRQSAFAALFPNPALRDISQNTPRKPTFDTISLPLYTKPSLGQRVRGYFLEMAIAGGKPKRILLDTGSAGLRVPKEFLGNAPIRRTGQNIKEVLSDGTILEGELVYTNIRFGLLPAAEPVPVQIVTSRQCTAQKPNCSAKSGVPFSGIIGVNYFEKSLPYNPLRKLSGNLSNGFIVIGNGDSNKNGSLILGLTADNQAGFKMAAWSKQPEINGVHGNRWDSRLSKVCLTLAGSSAKNSCNGTMITDTGTINGLTEFKSASTAGKLKPGVLRSTNALKVAINSIFDYSLTPGTRDGFNRWNLSISPQAELPIFVNTGIAFFDKYDVLFDQVNGRQGFRSRR
- a CDS encoding DUF433 domain-containing protein, producing MTTITDIGTLINHNPEIHGGCPIIAGTGVTVRRIAIWYKQGYSAEEIADQISHLTLAQVYAALAYYHANRDQIDADIAAEEAEGDRLEKLHKTQKLS
- a CDS encoding DUF5615 family PIN-like protein; amino-acid sequence: MSRIRLYMDEDSTARSLVLALQNRGVDVTTSLNLNRLGYTDEEQLTWATKQGFVLYSSNIRDFYRLHTDFLTKEQSHAGMILVQQQRYSVGELMRGILRLIAAKSAEEMQNQVEFLSTWIDE